A section of the Bacillus sp. HSf4 genome encodes:
- a CDS encoding purine-nucleoside phosphorylase gives MISNAAQYIKEKTEHKPAVGLILGSGLGVLADEIEDAVHIPYEDIPDFPVSTVEGHAGQLVFGELDNVQVVAMQGRFHFYEGYSLDKVTFPVRVMKELGVSTLIVTNAAGGVNESFRPGDLMLISDHINYMGTNPLIGPNDSALGVRFPDMSSAYDRELRLMAKKTAEELDISVQEGVYTAVSGPSYETPAEVRFLRTIGTDAVGMSTVPEVIVARHSGLRVLGISCISNAAAGILDQPLSHDEVIEVTEKVKADFLRFVKAAVAKIGQMQ, from the coding sequence ATGATTTCAAATGCCGCGCAATATATTAAAGAAAAGACGGAGCACAAACCGGCTGTCGGTTTGATTTTGGGATCTGGCCTCGGTGTGCTCGCCGATGAGATTGAAGATGCCGTTCACATTCCGTATGAAGACATCCCCGACTTTCCGGTCTCTACTGTTGAAGGTCATGCCGGACAGCTTGTCTTCGGCGAGCTTGACAATGTGCAAGTCGTCGCAATGCAAGGACGCTTTCATTTTTATGAAGGCTACTCTCTCGATAAGGTGACCTTCCCTGTGAGAGTGATGAAAGAGCTTGGCGTCTCGACATTAATCGTTACAAACGCTGCAGGTGGTGTGAATGAATCATTCCGTCCCGGCGACTTGATGCTCATCTCGGATCACATCAACTATATGGGAACGAACCCGCTGATCGGGCCCAATGATTCAGCGCTTGGCGTACGATTTCCAGATATGTCGTCGGCTTATGATAGAGAGCTTCGCCTAATGGCGAAGAAAACAGCCGAGGAGCTGGACATCAGCGTACAAGAGGGTGTATACACGGCGGTTTCCGGCCCGTCCTATGAAACACCGGCCGAGGTCCGTTTTCTCAGAACGATCGGCACCGATGCCGTCGGTATGTCAACCGTTCCGGAAGTCATCGTCGCAAGGCATTCCGGCCTCCGCGTCCTTGGTATTTCATGCATTTCAAATGCGGCCGCCGGGATTCTCGATCAGCCGTTGTCACACGATGAAGTCATCGAGGTAACAGAAAAAGTAAAAGCCGACTTTTTACGGTTTGTCAAAGCCGCCGTTGCGAAAATCGGTCAAATGCAATAA
- the deoB gene encoding phosphopentomutase has protein sequence MPAYHYNRVFLIVMDSVGIGEAPDAEKFNDKGADTLGHIAEHMGGISLPNMAKLGLSNIREIKGVPVADQPLAYHGKMKEASNGKDTMTGHWEIMGLYIDKPFRVFPEGFPDELINELEKRSGRKVIGNKPASGTAILDELGAEHMETGALIVYTSADSVLQIAAHEEVVPLDELYKICEIARELTLDEKYMVGRVIARPFVGKPGEFKRTPNRHDYALKPFDRTVMNEMKDNGFDVIAIGKISDIYDGEGITESLRTKSNMDGMDKLIQTLEADFTGLSFVNLVDFDALFGHRRDPEGYGKALEEFDARLPEVFEKMREDDVLIITADHGNDPIHHGTDHTREYVPLLVYSKKHKQTGQLPLADTFADIGATIADNFNTKMPTYGKSFLSLLK, from the coding sequence ATGCCTGCATATCATTACAACCGCGTATTTTTAATCGTTATGGATTCCGTCGGGATCGGTGAAGCGCCTGACGCTGAAAAATTTAATGACAAGGGTGCGGATACATTAGGCCATATAGCTGAACATATGGGAGGCATCAGCCTGCCGAACATGGCGAAGCTCGGGCTCAGCAACATCCGCGAGATCAAAGGAGTGCCGGTGGCAGATCAGCCGCTTGCCTACCACGGCAAAATGAAAGAAGCCTCAAATGGAAAAGACACCATGACGGGTCATTGGGAAATCATGGGGCTGTACATAGACAAACCATTCCGGGTATTTCCCGAAGGTTTTCCTGATGAATTGATCAATGAACTTGAAAAAAGATCGGGAAGAAAAGTGATCGGAAACAAGCCGGCGTCAGGGACGGCGATTTTAGACGAACTCGGCGCCGAACATATGGAAACAGGGGCGCTGATCGTCTATACATCAGCGGATTCCGTTTTGCAGATTGCCGCCCACGAAGAAGTGGTGCCGCTTGATGAGCTTTACAAGATCTGCGAGATCGCCCGCGAGCTGACGCTTGATGAAAAATATATGGTCGGCCGCGTCATCGCACGGCCGTTTGTCGGCAAGCCGGGTGAGTTTAAACGGACGCCGAACCGTCATGACTACGCGTTGAAACCGTTTGACAGAACCGTCATGAATGAAATGAAAGATAACGGCTTTGACGTGATTGCGATCGGCAAAATTTCCGATATTTACGACGGCGAGGGCATTACAGAATCGCTCAGAACAAAATCCAATATGGACGGGATGGACAAGCTGATCCAAACGCTTGAGGCGGACTTTACCGGCCTCAGCTTCGTCAACCTCGTCGATTTTGATGCCTTATTCGGACACCGCCGTGATCCTGAAGGATACGGAAAAGCGCTCGAAGAATTCGACGCAAGGCTTCCGGAGGTATTTGAAAAAATGCGGGAAGATGATGTGCTCATCATCACCGCCGACCATGGAAATGATCCGATCCACCACGGGACGGACCATACAAGGGAATATGTTCCGCTTCTCGTATACAGCAAGAAACATAAACAAACGGGGCAGCTTCCGCTCGCCGACACTTTCGCGGATATCGGCGCGACCATCGCCGACAACTTTAACACGAAAATGCCGACATACGGAAAAAGCTTTTTATCCCTGCTGAAATAG
- the xerD gene encoding site-specific tyrosine recombinase XerD, which yields MKVHIKDFIHYAVVERGLSHNTVVSYERDLNNYAAHLEKTEGLTSLNQVTRLHIIQFLKHLKDAGKSGRTIARHLASIRAFHQFLLREKVTAQDPSVHIESQKTERTLPKVLSLQEVEILLDTPKLTSPFGYRDKAMLELLYATGIRVSEMIELKLSDVHLSMGFIRCFGKGRKERIVPLGEAASHAIGEYLSKARGKLLKKNTEDALFLNHHGRQMSRQGFWKNLKKIALEAGIQKELTPHTLRHSFATHLLENGADLRAVQEMLGHADISTTQIYTHVTKTRLKDVYKQYHPRA from the coding sequence GTGAAAGTTCATATTAAAGATTTTATCCATTATGCCGTTGTTGAACGAGGGCTTTCCCACAACACGGTTGTCAGCTATGAACGGGATTTGAACAACTATGCCGCACATTTGGAGAAAACGGAAGGTCTCACTTCTCTCAATCAGGTGACAAGACTCCACATTATCCAGTTTTTAAAGCATTTGAAAGACGCCGGAAAATCGGGCAGGACAATCGCCAGACATCTCGCTTCCATCCGCGCCTTTCACCAGTTTCTGCTGAGAGAAAAAGTGACCGCCCAGGATCCCTCCGTCCATATCGAATCGCAAAAAACGGAACGGACGCTTCCGAAAGTGTTGTCTTTACAGGAGGTCGAAATCCTCCTGGACACGCCGAAGCTCACCAGCCCGTTCGGGTACAGGGATAAAGCGATGCTGGAGTTATTGTATGCGACAGGTATCCGCGTCAGCGAGATGATCGAACTGAAGCTTTCCGATGTCCACTTGTCGATGGGGTTTATCCGCTGCTTCGGAAAAGGGAGGAAAGAGCGGATCGTTCCGCTCGGCGAAGCGGCTTCACATGCCATCGGAGAATACCTCTCAAAGGCCAGGGGAAAGCTTTTGAAGAAAAACACGGAAGACGCCCTGTTTTTGAACCATCACGGCAGACAGATGAGCCGGCAGGGGTTTTGGAAAAACTTAAAGAAAATCGCTTTGGAGGCGGGGATTCAAAAAGAGCTCACTCCCCATACCTTAAGGCACTCATTCGCCACTCATCTCCTTGAAAACGGCGCCGATCTCAGGGCGGTACAGGAAATGCTCGGACATGCCGACATTTCGACGACGCAAATCTATACCCATGTCACGAAAACGAGACTGAAAGACGTCTATAAGCAGTATCATCCCCGGGCATAG
- a CDS encoding YqzK family protein: MKMLKTAADMIKVFVLFTGFTVLFYYAMIWINSEYENYHRYDKPEGAAMKVASMEGVDENSWFDRLIFFYLNGE; this comes from the coding sequence ATGAAAATGCTGAAAACGGCTGCCGACATGATCAAAGTGTTCGTGCTGTTTACCGGTTTTACCGTCTTGTTTTATTATGCTATGATATGGATAAATTCAGAGTATGAAAACTATCATCGGTATGATAAACCGGAAGGAGCCGCTATGAAGGTCGCCTCGATGGAAGGAGTCGACGAGAACAGCTGGTTTGACCGGTTAATCTTTTTTTATTTAAACGGGGAGTAG